From the genome of Lutzomyia longipalpis isolate SR_M1_2022 chromosome 2, ASM2433408v1, one region includes:
- the LOC129789534 gene encoding glutamate receptor ionotropic, delta-1 produces MDGIGILFESVCHNLTCDSAANSDDYESVNITSQSGMSNMTSGEAKEMVLDQLRKEINGQTLRVVTLNDYPLSFVDTVNDTAIGAGVSFDLLEFLTEKFNFTYEVVVPENNIVGSTQDFDGSLIELLENGKADFAAAFLPILTDARERIYYSKTTLDEGEWIMIMTRPAESATGSGLWAPFDLNVWILILLSLICVGPIIYLLIIIRMKLTKDRDQHIYSLPHCIWFVYGALMKQGSTLSPVGDSTRLLFATWWIFITILTSFYTANLTAFLTLSKFTLPINNVGDILRKQKTFVANRGGAVEYAIKNKDEALTQLSRMVEKNLVKFSMSSNDTDILLQDVEKRNYLYVRDRPAINHLIYRDYVYRKTISLTDEKIQCPFAVAKAPFMTRKRAFAYPKNSSLHLLFDPVLLHLVESGIVKYKLWQGLPNAEICPSNLVSTERQLRNGDLMMTYYIMIAGFCTSTVVFVSELFFRFLNTRGICIPKGERGHLRGKSNTHKENFTADSMTPPPPYTTLFHRSRNILGGITEQNVFAMRETNTLQRKNINGREYVVVQGSDGVSRLIPLRVPSAALFQYSYTQ; encoded by the exons ATGGATGGTATTGGGATTCTCTTTGAGAGTGTCTGCCACAATTTAACATGTGACAGTGCTGCGAATAGTGATGATTATGAGTCTGTGAACATCACATCACAAAGTGGCATGAGTAATATGACATCGGGTGAGGCGAAGGAGATGGTGCTGGATCAGCTGAGGAAGGAGATTAATGGACAAACCCTCAGGGTTGTCACCCTCAATGACTACCCACTGAGCTTTGTGGATACGGTCAATGATACCGCCATTGGAGCTGGGGTATCATTTGATCTTCTTGAATTCTTAACggaaaaatttaactttacCTACGAAGTTGTTGTACCGGAAAATAACATTGTTGGATCGACGCAGGATTTCGACGGAAGTCTTATTGAGCTTCTTGAAAATGGGAAAGCGGACTTTGCAGCAGCATTTTTGCCCATTTTGACAGATGCACGCGAACGTATCTACTACTCAAAGACAACCCTGGATGAAGGGGAATGGATTATGATAATGACCCGACCAGCTGAATCGGCAACAGGTTCAGGTCTTTGGGCACCCTTTGACCTCAATGTGTGGATTCTTATTCTCCTTTCACTAATATGCGTTGGACCTATTATCTACCTCCTCATAATAATCAGAATGAAATTAACAAAGGACCGAGATCAGCACATCTACTCACTACCTCATTGCATTTGGTTTGTCTATGGAGCACTCATGAAGCAAGGGAGTACTCTCTCACCCGTAGGCGACTCTACGAGACTTCTCTTTGCAACTTGGTGGATCTTCATAACCATACTCACATCCTTCTACACCGCAAACCTCACAGCATTCCTCACGCTATCCAAATTCACTTTGCCCATCAACAATGTGGGAGACATTCTCAGAAAGCAGAAGACTTTTGTCGCAAATCGTGGGGGTGCTGTGGAGTATGCAATCAAGAAT AAAGACGAAGCTCTAACACAACTAAGTCGAATGGTTGAGAAGAATttggtgaaattttccatGTCGTCCAATGACACAGACATCCTCCTTCAGGATgttgaaaagagaaattacTTGTATGTCCGAGATCGTCCAGCTATAAATCATCTTATCTACCGAGATTACGTATATCGGAAGACAATAAGTTTGACggatgagaaaattcagtgCCCTTTTGCTGTGGCCAAGGCACCCTTTATGACGCGCAAGAGGGCATTTGcatatcccaaaaattcatcacTTCACCTCCTCTTCGATCCAGTCCTCTTGCATTTGGTCGAATCGGGGATTGTGAAATACAAACTTTGGCAGGGATTGCCAAATGCCGAAATTTGTCCATCTAATCTTGTGAGTACCGAACGACAGCTGAGGAATGGTGATCTAATGATGACGTACTACATCATGATTGCTGGATTTTGCACCTCAACTGTGGTATTTGTCAGTGAGCTCTTCTTCAGATTCCTCAATACACGAGGTATTTGCATACCGAAGGGTGAACGGGGACATCTCCGGGGGAAATCGAACACACATAAGGAGAATTTCACTGCTGACAGCAtgacaccaccaccaccctaTACCACCCTCTTTCATCGTAGCCGAAACATTCTTGGGGGCATTACGGAGCAAAATGTATTCGCTATGCGAGAGACAAACACCCTCCAGAGAAAGAATATCAATGGACGTGAATATGTGGTGGTTCAGGGAAGTGATGGTGTGTCGCGATTAATTCCTCTGCGAGTTCCTTCAGCAGCACTCTTTCAGTATTCATACACCCAGTGA